In Halogeometricum sp. S1BR25-6, a single genomic region encodes these proteins:
- a CDS encoding isochorismate synthase has protein sequence MASLRTDEAETHLVSRSVPVSAPPFRAVLDAAEAPRTVWSAPDEATVVGEGAAATVTADGPHRFDRVREAAEELFSSGDVHAGTEAARPRLFGGFAFHADSAHGPPWEDFPGARFVFPRVQVTYTDEAGDDAWLTVNAVGPDADADAVEERLDRERERLASLPDPGPVADPPGVVDRRRTTARDDWNASVEAAVDRIHAGDLLKVVLAQALEVDLETPLSVPDVLERLGGAYPECYRFLVEPDPEPESGRPRPSFFGATPERLVSLRGRTVETDALAGTTGRGETPAEDEWLAQELLDDEKNVHEHELVAETVREQLAPFASSVNAPERRVKRLATVQHLWTPVTATLSENEHVLSLVEALHPTPAVGGLPPETALETIRDTEPFDRGWYAAPVGWIDAAGYGTFAVALRSAVARGDVATLFAGVGVVEDSDPDREWDEVQLKYRALLDELERSR, from the coding sequence ATGGCATCGCTGCGGACCGACGAGGCGGAGACGCACCTCGTCAGTAGGTCGGTCCCCGTGTCGGCACCGCCGTTTCGCGCCGTCCTCGACGCCGCCGAAGCGCCGCGGACCGTCTGGTCGGCGCCCGACGAAGCGACGGTGGTCGGGGAGGGCGCCGCCGCGACGGTGACCGCCGACGGCCCGCACCGGTTCGACCGGGTACGTGAGGCCGCGGAAGAACTGTTCTCCTCGGGCGACGTCCACGCCGGCACCGAGGCCGCCCGGCCCCGCCTGTTCGGCGGGTTCGCGTTCCACGCCGACAGCGCGCACGGACCGCCGTGGGAGGACTTCCCCGGCGCCCGCTTCGTCTTCCCGCGCGTGCAGGTGACGTACACCGACGAGGCCGGCGACGACGCGTGGCTCACGGTCAACGCTGTCGGTCCTGACGCCGACGCCGACGCGGTCGAGGAGCGCCTCGACCGCGAGCGCGAGCGACTCGCGTCGCTCCCGGACCCGGGTCCCGTCGCCGACCCGCCGGGCGTCGTCGACCGCCGGCGGACCACGGCCCGAGACGACTGGAACGCGAGCGTCGAGGCCGCCGTCGACCGCATCCACGCGGGCGACCTGCTGAAAGTGGTGCTCGCACAGGCGCTCGAAGTGGACCTGGAGACCCCGCTCTCGGTTCCGGACGTGCTGGAACGCCTCGGCGGCGCCTACCCCGAGTGCTACCGGTTCCTCGTCGAACCCGACCCCGAACCCGAGTCCGGTCGTCCGCGACCCTCGTTCTTCGGGGCGACCCCGGAGCGACTCGTCAGTCTCCGCGGTCGGACCGTCGAGACGGACGCGCTGGCCGGGACGACCGGCCGCGGGGAGACGCCCGCCGAGGACGAGTGGCTGGCGCAGGAGCTCTTAGACGACGAGAAGAACGTCCACGAACACGAACTCGTCGCCGAGACGGTCCGCGAACAACTCGCCCCGTTCGCCTCGTCGGTGAACGCCCCCGAGCGTCGCGTCAAGCGCCTCGCGACCGTCCAGCACCTCTGGACGCCCGTGACAGCGACGCTCTCGGAGAACGAGCACGTCCTCTCGCTCGTCGAGGCGCTCCACCCGACGCCCGCCGTCGGCGGCCTGCCGCCCGAGACGGCCTTAGAGACCATCCGCGACACCGAACCGTTCGACCGGGGCTGGTACGCCGCGCCCGTCGGCTGGATCGACGCCGCCGGGTACGGCACGTTCGCCGTCGCCCTCCGCTCGGCCGTCGCCCGCGGCGACGTGGCGACGCTGTTCGCCGGCGTCGGCGTCGTCGAAGATTCGGACCCCGACCGGGAGTGGGACGAGGTCCAACTGAAGTACCGCGCCCTCCTCGACGAACTGGAACGCTCTCGCTGA
- a CDS encoding METTL5 family protein produces the protein MATKAALETQLSVVAGFENPRVELEQYPTPPTLAAHVVHVADLNGDVEGKTVVDLGTGTGMLTLGAALRGPARVVGVDVDAEALDTARENRVRVGTTTPIHWVRGDATRAPLCIDEPVTVLMNPPFGAQRGREHVDRAFLETASKLADVSYSVHNEGSEEFVEAFAADEGGEVTHAFRATFSLDRQFDFHDAETKDIATEVYRIEWE, from the coding sequence ATGGCGACGAAGGCAGCGCTGGAGACGCAACTCTCCGTCGTCGCCGGCTTCGAGAACCCGCGGGTCGAACTCGAACAGTACCCGACGCCGCCGACGCTCGCCGCCCACGTCGTCCACGTCGCGGACCTCAACGGCGACGTCGAGGGGAAGACGGTGGTGGACCTCGGAACCGGAACGGGGATGCTCACCCTCGGCGCCGCCCTCCGCGGCCCCGCCCGCGTCGTCGGCGTCGACGTGGACGCGGAGGCCCTCGACACCGCCCGCGAGAACCGCGTCCGCGTCGGCACGACGACGCCCATCCACTGGGTCCGCGGCGACGCCACGCGCGCCCCTCTGTGTATCGACGAACCCGTGACGGTGCTGATGAACCCGCCCTTCGGCGCTCAGCGCGGTCGCGAACACGTCGACCGGGCGTTTCTGGAGACGGCGTCGAAACTCGCGGACGTCTCCTACTCGGTGCACAACGAGGGGTCCGAGGAGTTCGTCGAGGCGTTCGCCGCCGACGAGGGCGGCGAGGTGACCCACGCCTTCCGCGCGACGTTCAGCCTCGACCGGCAGTTCGACTTCCACGACGCGGAGACGAAGGACATCGCCACCGAGGTGTACCGCATCGAGTGGGAGTGA
- the menD gene encoding 2-succinyl-5-enolpyruvyl-6-hydroxy-3-cyclohexene-1-carboxylic-acid synthase — MTAPNRNVLWAHALVDELAAAGVDAVCITPGSRSTPLTEAFADHDDVHVFSHLDERSSAFFALGRARRTGEVTPLVCTSGTAAANFHPAVVEASQSRVPLLVLTADRPPEIRDSGANQTIDQEKLYGDAVRWYKDVAEPEATPRKLRSLRTTAARALAKATGTPAGPVHLNLPFRKPLEPVEVEGDVPDDLPELAESGRDGPFVSTTEGVPELDDDTLRDVADRLSEPRGLVVAGPADAPGVEREALAAFAHATDFPILADPLSGARFGGHVRVAPVIGGYDGFLDPSVTESWPDPDVVFRVGASPTSKPLRKYLARVDAEQLVVDPAAGWREAEFTSTDLVVADPSRLMGRLSRLLAGPGSPEWRRRWEDADATHESVVADAAESEAFEGRVLADVFELAPDPATIFVSNSMPVRDADRFAAPSTKSLTALGNRGASGIDGIVSTALGAGSATTDDLTLVTGDIAYYHDMNGLLAIGRSDVDATVVVVNNDGGGIFHMLPIEQFDPPFTSQFKTPHGLDFEPSADLYGLSFTRVEADDRAGFREAYETATTSEGSHVIEVTTDAEESHDVRKGIRERVLDELRE; from the coding sequence ATGACCGCACCAAACCGAAACGTCCTCTGGGCGCACGCCTTGGTCGACGAACTCGCCGCCGCCGGCGTCGACGCCGTCTGCATCACGCCCGGAAGCCGTTCGACGCCCCTGACCGAAGCGTTCGCCGACCACGACGACGTCCACGTCTTCTCGCACCTCGACGAGCGCTCCTCGGCGTTCTTCGCCCTCGGGCGCGCGCGCCGCACGGGCGAGGTGACGCCCCTCGTCTGCACGTCCGGCACCGCCGCGGCGAACTTCCACCCCGCCGTCGTCGAGGCGTCGCAGTCGCGGGTGCCGCTGCTCGTCCTCACGGCCGACCGCCCGCCCGAGATACGCGACTCCGGGGCGAACCAGACCATCGACCAGGAGAAGCTCTACGGCGACGCGGTCCGCTGGTACAAGGACGTCGCCGAACCCGAGGCGACGCCACGGAAACTCCGGTCGCTCCGGACGACGGCGGCCAGAGCGCTCGCGAAGGCGACGGGGACGCCCGCCGGACCGGTCCACCTCAATCTTCCCTTCAGAAAGCCGCTGGAACCCGTCGAGGTGGAGGGTGACGTGCCCGACGACCTGCCCGAACTCGCCGAGTCCGGGCGCGACGGACCGTTCGTCTCGACGACCGAGGGCGTCCCCGAACTCGACGACGACACGCTCCGCGACGTCGCGGACCGACTCTCCGAACCCCGCGGCCTCGTCGTCGCCGGCCCCGCGGACGCCCCGGGCGTCGAACGCGAGGCGCTGGCGGCGTTCGCGCACGCGACGGACTTTCCGATACTCGCCGACCCGCTCTCGGGCGCCCGCTTCGGCGGCCACGTCCGCGTCGCGCCCGTCATCGGCGGCTACGACGGCTTCCTCGACCCCTCGGTGACCGAGTCGTGGCCCGATCCGGACGTGGTGTTCCGCGTCGGGGCCTCGCCCACGTCGAAACCGCTCCGGAAGTACCTCGCCCGCGTTGACGCCGAGCAACTCGTGGTCGACCCCGCCGCCGGGTGGCGCGAGGCGGAGTTCACGTCGACGGACCTCGTCGTCGCCGACCCCTCACGTCTGATGGGTCGGCTCTCCCGACTGCTCGCCGGTCCCGGTTCCCCCGAGTGGCGGCGGCGCTGGGAGGACGCCGACGCGACCCACGAGTCGGTCGTCGCCGACGCCGCCGAGTCCGAGGCGTTCGAGGGACGCGTCCTCGCGGACGTCTTCGAACTCGCCCCCGACCCCGCCACGATATTCGTCTCGAACTCCATGCCCGTCCGCGACGCCGACCGCTTCGCCGCGCCGTCCACCAAGAGCCTCACCGCCCTCGGCAACCGCGGCGCCTCCGGCATCGACGGCATCGTCTCGACGGCCCTCGGCGCCGGGTCGGCGACGACGGACGACCTGACGCTCGTCACCGGCGACATCGCCTACTACCACGACATGAACGGTCTCCTGGCTATCGGCCGCTCGGACGTGGACGCCACCGTCGTCGTCGTCAACAACGACGGCGGCGGCATCTTCCACATGCTCCCCATCGAGCAGTTCGACCCGCCGTTCACCTCGCAGTTCAAGACGCCGCACGGCCTCGACTTCGAACCGAGCGCCGACCTCTACGGCCTCTCGTTCACCCGCGTCGAGGCCGACGACCGGGCTGGCTTCCGCGAGGCGTACGAGACGGCGACGACGAGCGAGGGGTCGCACGTCATCGAGGTCACCACCGACGCCGAGGAGAGCCACGACGTTCGCAAGGGGATTCGAGAGCGAGTCCTCGACGAACTGCGCGAGTGA
- a CDS encoding transcription initiation factor IIB, which produces MERPSRQRQQEQEAEKGSDEHIACPECESTDIITDADQGELVCDDCGLVLDERQIDRGPEWRAFNHSERQSKSRVGAPITETMHDRGLTTTIDWKDKDAYGRSLSSEKRSQMHRLRKWQERIRTKDAGERNLQFALSEIDRMASALGVPRSVREVASVIYRRALNEDLIRGRSIEGVATSALYAACRQEGIPRSLDEVAEVSRVPQKEIGRTYRYISQELGLELKPVDPKQFVPRFASALGLSEEVQAKATEIIDVSAEQGLLSGKSPTGFAAAAIYAASLLCNEKKTQREVADVAQVTEVTIRNRYQEQIEAMGFR; this is translated from the coding sequence ATGGAACGTCCGAGCCGCCAGCGTCAGCAGGAGCAGGAAGCGGAGAAGGGTTCCGACGAGCACATCGCGTGCCCGGAGTGTGAATCCACGGATATCATCACGGACGCCGACCAGGGGGAGTTGGTGTGCGACGACTGCGGCTTGGTTCTCGACGAGCGTCAGATCGACCGCGGCCCGGAATGGCGGGCGTTCAACCACTCCGAACGGCAGTCGAAATCCCGCGTCGGTGCGCCCATCACCGAGACGATGCACGACCGCGGCCTGACGACGACAATCGACTGGAAGGACAAGGACGCCTACGGCCGGTCGCTCTCCTCGGAGAAGCGCTCGCAGATGCACCGCCTCCGCAAGTGGCAGGAGCGCATCCGGACGAAGGACGCCGGCGAGCGGAACCTCCAGTTCGCGCTCTCGGAAATCGACCGCATGGCCTCGGCGCTCGGCGTGCCCCGTTCGGTACGGGAAGTGGCCTCGGTCATCTACCGCCGCGCACTGAACGAGGACCTGATTCGAGGACGCTCCATCGAGGGCGTCGCCACCTCCGCGCTCTACGCCGCCTGCCGGCAGGAGGGCATCCCACGCTCGCTCGACGAAGTCGCCGAAGTGTCGCGCGTTCCGCAGAAGGAGATCGGTCGGACGTACCGCTACATCTCTCAGGAACTCGGTCTCGAACTGAAGCCCGTCGACCCCAAGCAGTTCGTCCCGCGCTTCGCCTCCGCCCTCGGTCTGAGCGAGGAGGTACAGGCGAAGGCGACCGAGATAATCGACGTCTCCGCCGAGCAAGGTCTCCTGTCGGGCAAGTCGCCCACCGGGTTCGCCGCGGCGGCCATCTACGCCGCCTCGCTGCTCTGCAACGAGAAGAAGACCCAGCGAGAGGTCGCCGACGTGGCGCAGGTGACCGAGGTCACCATCCGAAACCGCTACCAAGAGCAGATTGAAGCGATGGGCTTCCGGTAG
- a CDS encoding flippase activity-associated protein Agl23, with the protein MSLGDAPDGAAGRRRGVRLDGVAAAVAVLAALGLLARLVDLGARPFHWDEARVGYWSLRYLEMGSFEYRPVAGGPLLYHLDRLVFALVGATDATARLPVALLGAALPLCALLFRDRLDDAETVLFAALLAFSPLFVYYSRFLRGDVPLALFALAFVGFAVRAYDRRSRRDAYLGSVALALAFASSGFAAAYVLCWLAAGVLILDQPSAVVDAGSSTRRQLAALRSRVAGRTGAAARAFLLFLGTVVLCFAPRAGPHVDVGLWKPTTWHLVLYESTVGALWSFLGVRVLNRWPYWTHSLFPYVEAFVHTLVVAALPIVVAAVAVFLWNRYGGAARRPLLDGFAYWSAAAFALLPVVTEVSAPWVAVHLLLPASLLAAVGGAALLRRTVALAGGDGRERDAASVAAVCLLLLAVVAQAGAVTAAGVYGPSDRSNDLAQFAQPSDDLEPLYENATAVADGDSSTPEVLYVGEEYYTGWDPGNEFPPTVESWGNRLPLPWYFERAGADEVSTENATTLAERESVPPVVVTEPELAGPVGDALGGGYERSTYRLGLWDRETVVFVRR; encoded by the coding sequence ATGTCTCTCGGAGACGCGCCGGACGGCGCCGCGGGTCGTCGCCGCGGCGTCCGACTCGACGGGGTCGCCGCCGCCGTCGCGGTCCTCGCCGCACTCGGCCTCCTCGCGCGCCTCGTCGACCTCGGCGCGCGCCCGTTCCACTGGGACGAGGCGCGCGTCGGCTACTGGTCGCTCCGCTATCTGGAGATGGGTTCGTTCGAGTACCGCCCCGTCGCCGGCGGTCCGCTCCTCTATCACCTCGACCGACTCGTCTTCGCCCTCGTCGGCGCGACGGACGCGACGGCGCGCCTGCCCGTCGCCCTCCTCGGCGCGGCGCTCCCGCTCTGTGCGCTCCTGTTCCGCGACCGACTCGACGACGCCGAGACCGTTCTGTTCGCCGCGCTCCTCGCCTTCAGCCCGCTGTTCGTCTACTACTCGCGCTTCCTCCGCGGCGACGTTCCGCTGGCGCTGTTCGCGCTAGCGTTCGTCGGGTTCGCCGTGCGCGCGTACGACCGTCGGAGCCGACGCGACGCCTATCTGGGTTCGGTCGCCCTCGCCCTCGCATTCGCCTCTTCGGGGTTCGCCGCCGCCTACGTCCTGTGTTGGCTGGCCGCCGGCGTCCTCATTCTCGACCAACCGAGCGCCGTCGTCGACGCGGGGTCGTCGACGCGCCGGCAACTCGCCGCACTCCGTTCGCGCGTGGCCGGTCGGACCGGCGCCGCGGCGCGCGCGTTCCTCCTCTTCCTCGGGACGGTCGTACTCTGTTTCGCCCCGCGCGCCGGTCCGCACGTCGACGTCGGTCTCTGGAAGCCGACGACGTGGCACCTCGTGCTGTACGAGTCGACCGTCGGCGCGCTCTGGTCGTTTCTCGGCGTCCGCGTGCTCAACCGCTGGCCCTACTGGACGCACTCGCTGTTCCCGTACGTCGAGGCGTTCGTGCACACCCTCGTCGTCGCGGCCCTCCCGATAGTCGTCGCCGCCGTCGCCGTCTTCCTCTGGAACCGCTACGGCGGCGCGGCGCGGCGCCCCCTCCTCGACGGCTTCGCCTACTGGAGCGCCGCCGCGTTCGCCCTCCTGCCCGTCGTGACCGAGGTGTCGGCGCCGTGGGTCGCCGTCCACCTTCTCCTCCCGGCGTCGCTCCTCGCCGCCGTCGGCGGCGCCGCCCTCCTGCGGCGCACCGTCGCCCTCGCCGGCGGTGACGGACGCGAACGCGACGCCGCCAGCGTCGCCGCCGTCTGTCTCCTCCTCCTCGCCGTCGTCGCGCAGGCGGGCGCGGTGACCGCCGCGGGCGTCTACGGCCCCTCCGACCGCTCGAACGACCTCGCGCAGTTCGCCCAACCGAGCGACGACCTCGAACCATTGTACGAGAACGCGACGGCCGTCGCCGACGGCGACTCCTCCACCCCCGAGGTGTTGTACGTCGGCGAGGAGTACTACACCGGGTGGGACCCCGGCAACGAGTTCCCGCCGACCGTCGAATCGTGGGGCAACCGCCTCCCCCTCCCGTGGTACTTCGAACGCGCCGGCGCCGACGAAGTGAGCACGGAGAACGCGACGACGCTCGCCGAACGGGAGTCGGTCCCGCCCGTCGTCGTCACGGAACCGGAACTCGCCGGCCCCGTCGGTGACGCCCTCGGCGGCGGCTACGAGCGGTCGACCTATCGGTTGGGACTGTGGGACCGCGAGACGGTCGTGTTCGTCCGGCGGTAG
- a CDS encoding ribbon-helix-helix domain-containing protein — translation MPKVNISVPEHLEMQIAQLVEQGEFMSREEAIEELLSTGIRAFKTSGPMDEDDHLEDDGMMGHEDEYVF, via the coding sequence ATGCCGAAAGTCAACATCAGCGTACCCGAGCACCTCGAGATGCAGATCGCACAGCTCGTCGAACAGGGTGAGTTCATGAGCCGCGAAGAAGCCATCGAGGAGCTCCTCTCGACGGGTATTCGCGCGTTCAAGACGAGCGGTCCGATGGACGAGGACGACCACCTCGAAGACGACGGAATGATGGGACACGAAGACGAGTACGTCTTCTAG
- a CDS encoding UPF0058 family protein translates to MHKDELLELHEQMVIIKDHFAGRENVDDGLFEPYDQLAVEPSHVHKSKSEHKHAVFVLGNALAAAMSEDEFSNAGRVGKRMEELAEDAESKL, encoded by the coding sequence ATGCACAAGGACGAACTTCTCGAACTTCACGAGCAGATGGTGATAATCAAGGACCACTTCGCCGGTCGCGAGAACGTGGACGACGGACTGTTCGAACCGTACGACCAACTCGCCGTCGAGCCCTCGCACGTCCACAAATCCAAGAGTGAGCACAAACACGCCGTCTTCGTCCTCGGTAACGCCCTCGCGGCGGCGATGAGCGAAGACGAGTTCTCCAACGCCGGCCGGGTCGGCAAGCGGATGGAGGAACTCGCCGAGGACGCCGAATCGAAGCTCTGA
- a CDS encoding rhomboid family intramembrane serine protease, translated as MDVSGWLVVQRAGVVVAFVLAAAAVVAADRPSGRWGAALRRRFVLGVPWGSLLTLLGVLAVYLFVQGGLSHWYNPLTIPFRAWSYFYPLGVVTAGFAHSGPGHLLGNLVGAAAFAPIAEYAWGHFPRERGATSFGSWRTNPYVRAFVVFPAVVFVVGVCTAAFAIGPIIGFSGVVFAFAGFALVNYPFGTVVALAVGSVVRTVYAAMQTPQLTAGGRPAYITPWWADIAIQGHAFGLFVGVLLGAALVRTRPKDARPSALRLWTATVVFGVQQSLWAVYWYRGGDTYVLYRAVGVGLVAVMAVVVTYTVVGSDRPVLEGVFEGAFAHRRWQAGAACLLLVTGAMTGPAVVANLYTAGDDELPGEEVVVRDYEVTYAEGVTNGMTAAVDVSAFGETTAVNTSGVVVRSEERGIWTTAVTKGRLAFGGRAAVVVGGVGWRETVHAVRDGWVTTGGNTTYRVLLVRDGSARVAYTADPARAGPVVGGRNISVEAAPQGYYLRVNRENETVAARLPQTNQSVTLDGLTFTREKRKLFVEYGENGETRLQIAKRETYK; from the coding sequence ATGGACGTTTCGGGATGGCTAGTCGTTCAGCGCGCGGGGGTCGTCGTCGCGTTCGTGCTCGCCGCGGCCGCCGTCGTCGCCGCGGACCGACCGTCGGGACGGTGGGGAGCGGCGCTCCGGCGCCGGTTCGTCCTCGGGGTGCCGTGGGGCAGTCTCCTCACCCTCCTCGGCGTCCTCGCCGTCTACCTGTTCGTGCAAGGTGGGCTGAGCCACTGGTACAACCCCCTCACGATCCCGTTTCGGGCATGGTCGTACTTCTACCCGCTCGGCGTGGTCACCGCCGGGTTCGCGCACAGCGGCCCCGGCCACCTGCTCGGCAACCTCGTCGGCGCGGCCGCGTTCGCGCCCATCGCCGAGTACGCGTGGGGGCACTTCCCCCGCGAACGGGGAGCGACGTCGTTCGGGTCGTGGCGGACGAATCCATACGTCCGCGCGTTCGTCGTCTTCCCCGCCGTCGTCTTCGTCGTCGGCGTCTGCACCGCCGCGTTCGCCATCGGTCCCATTATCGGTTTCTCGGGCGTCGTCTTCGCCTTCGCGGGGTTCGCGCTCGTCAACTACCCGTTCGGCACCGTCGTCGCCCTCGCGGTCGGCAGCGTCGTCCGCACCGTCTACGCGGCGATGCAGACGCCGCAACTCACCGCCGGCGGCCGCCCCGCCTATATCACGCCGTGGTGGGCGGACATCGCGATTCAGGGGCACGCGTTCGGCCTCTTCGTCGGCGTCCTCCTCGGGGCAGCGCTCGTCCGGACACGACCGAAGGACGCCCGGCCCTCGGCGCTCAGACTGTGGACGGCGACGGTCGTCTTCGGCGTCCAGCAGTCGCTGTGGGCGGTGTACTGGTACCGCGGCGGCGACACCTACGTTCTCTACCGCGCCGTCGGCGTCGGCCTCGTCGCGGTGATGGCCGTCGTCGTCACCTACACCGTCGTCGGGTCGGACCGGCCCGTCCTCGAAGGCGTCTTCGAGGGGGCGTTCGCGCACCGCCGCTGGCAGGCGGGCGCCGCCTGTCTCCTCCTCGTCACGGGGGCCATGACCGGACCGGCCGTCGTCGCCAACCTCTACACCGCCGGCGACGACGAGTTGCCGGGCGAGGAGGTTGTCGTCCGCGACTACGAGGTGACGTACGCCGAGGGCGTGACGAACGGGATGACCGCCGCCGTCGACGTGAGCGCGTTCGGCGAGACGACGGCGGTGAACACCTCCGGCGTCGTCGTCAGAAGCGAGGAACGCGGCATCTGGACGACCGCGGTGACGAAGGGGCGGTTGGCGTTCGGCGGACGGGCCGCCGTCGTCGTCGGCGGCGTCGGATGGCGGGAGACGGTGCACGCCGTCCGCGACGGGTGGGTGACCACGGGCGGCAACACCACCTACCGCGTCCTCCTCGTCCGCGACGGGAGCGCACGCGTCGCCTACACCGCCGACCCGGCGAGGGCCGGTCCGGTCGTCGGCGGGCGGAACATCAGCGTCGAGGCGGCCCCGCAGGGGTACTATCTGCGCGTGAATCGGGAGAACGAGACGGTGGCGGCTCGCCTCCCCCAAACAAACCAGTCGGTGACGCTCGACGGACTGACGTTCACCAGAGAGAAGCGGAAACTGTTCGTCGAGTACGGTGAGAACGGCGAGACGCGACTGCAGATAGCCAAGCGGGAGACGTACAAGTAG
- a CDS encoding sulfite oxidase-like oxidoreductase, translating into MSQDVTGLYEEFGDDRLPPGQRETSRFPVLSKSGTPSWNRDDWAFEVWGAVEEGLSFSYEEFRNLPSETQVQDFHCVTGWSKFDCEFTGVTFPTLAEAAGVRDDAEHVMFHALDGYTTNLPLEDCMREEVMFVYDYDGDPLPADHGGPLRVVTPHKYAYKGAKWVSGVEFLTEAERGYWEKRGYSNTANPWNEERYS; encoded by the coding sequence ATGAGTCAGGACGTGACGGGCCTCTACGAGGAGTTCGGGGACGACAGGCTCCCGCCGGGTCAGCGGGAGACGTCGCGCTTTCCGGTGCTATCGAAGAGCGGCACGCCGTCGTGGAACCGCGACGACTGGGCGTTCGAGGTGTGGGGTGCCGTCGAGGAGGGACTCTCCTTCTCCTACGAGGAGTTCCGCAACCTGCCGTCGGAGACGCAGGTGCAGGACTTCCACTGCGTCACCGGATGGTCGAAGTTCGACTGCGAGTTCACGGGCGTCACGTTCCCGACGCTGGCCGAGGCGGCCGGCGTGCGCGACGATGCGGAGCACGTCATGTTCCACGCGCTGGACGGCTACACGACGAACCTTCCCCTCGAAGACTGCATGCGCGAGGAAGTGATGTTCGTCTACGACTACGACGGCGACCCCCTCCCCGCCGACCACGGCGGCCCCCTCCGCGTCGTCACCCCGCACAAGTACGCCTACAAGGGCGCGAAGTGGGTCTCCGGCGTGGAGTTCCTCACCGAGGCCGAACGCGGCTACTGGGAGAAGCGGGGCTACTCGAACACGGCGAACCCGTGGAACGAGGAGCGGTACAGCTAA
- a CDS encoding lamin tail domain-containing protein, translated as MRPRIFASLAVLLVLAGCLGVAPSAPGTSAETPPATSEGATPAGESVYVTVTEVVDGDTVKVRYADGSRDTVRLLGVDTPEVYGSNTPDEYEGVPDTEAGVACLDAAGEDASAYAKARLSGERVRLVFDETADRRGYYDRLLAYVYVDGDSFNYALVESGRARLYESTFTERERYRAAEADARTARRGLWSCVDASTPTASETRSEGATDAEIEVAEVRADAPGNDNENPNGEYVVFRNEGDKAVDLSGWSVVDAAGNDYTFPRGTRLEPGAELTLRTGTGTDDAETVYWGRGSAVWNNGGDTIRLRDGDGVVVLERRY; from the coding sequence ATGCGACCGCGCATCTTCGCGTCTCTCGCCGTTCTCCTCGTCCTCGCCGGGTGTCTCGGGGTCGCGCCGTCGGCGCCGGGGACGTCGGCGGAGACGCCGCCAGCGACGTCCGAGGGGGCGACTCCCGCCGGGGAGAGCGTCTACGTCACCGTCACGGAGGTGGTCGACGGCGACACCGTGAAAGTCAGATACGCCGACGGCTCCCGGGACACGGTCCGCCTCTTAGGCGTCGATACGCCGGAAGTGTACGGGTCGAACACCCCCGACGAGTACGAGGGCGTCCCCGACACCGAGGCAGGGGTCGCCTGCCTCGACGCCGCCGGCGAGGACGCCTCGGCGTACGCGAAAGCGCGTCTCTCGGGCGAACGAGTGCGTCTCGTCTTCGACGAGACGGCGGACAGGCGCGGCTACTACGACCGCCTCCTCGCGTACGTCTACGTCGACGGCGACTCGTTCAACTACGCGCTGGTCGAATCGGGGCGCGCGCGACTGTACGAGAGCACCTTTACCGAACGTGAACGTTACCGCGCCGCCGAGGCCGACGCCCGGACGGCCCGCCGCGGCCTCTGGTCGTGCGTCGACGCCTCGACTCCAACCGCCTCCGAAACCCGATCGGAAGGCGCGACCGACGCCGAGATAGAAGTCGCCGAGGTTCGCGCCGACGCCCCCGGAAACGACAACGAGAACCCGAACGGGGAGTACGTCGTCTTCCGGAACGAGGGCGACAAAGCGGTCGACCTCTCGGGGTGGTCCGTCGTGGACGCCGCGGGGAACGACTACACCTTCCCCCGAGGGACGAGACTCGAACCGGGCGCGGAACTCACGCTCAGAACCGGAACGGGGACGGACGACGCGGAGACGGTGTACTGGGGGCGCGGGTCGGCGGTGTGGAACAACGGCGGCGATACGATACGACTGCGGGACGGCGACGGCGTCGTGGTGCTCGAACGCCGGTACTGA